Proteins from a genomic interval of Helicobacter pylori Shi112:
- the dapB gene encoding 4-hydroxy-tetrahydrodipicolinate reductase has product MKIGVYGASGRIGKLLLEELKGGYKGLELSSVFVRQKCETDFSSFSHAPLVTNDLKAFVRACECVIDFSLPKGVDNLLEALLECPKILVSGTTGLEKETLEKMQQLALKAPLLHAHNMSLGIMMLNQLAFLTSLKLKDADIEIVETHHNLKKDAPSGTALSLYETCAKARGYDEKNALTTHREGLRSKESIGIAALRGGDVAGKHTIGFYLEGEYIELSHTATNRSIFAKGALEVALWLKDKAAKKYEINEMFG; this is encoded by the coding sequence ATGAAAATCGGTGTTTATGGAGCGAGCGGTCGTATAGGAAAACTGCTTTTAGAAGAATTAAAAGGGGGGTATAAGGGATTAGAGCTATCTAGCGTGTTTGTCAGGCAAAAATGCGAAACGGATTTCAGCTCTTTTTCGCACGCCCCTTTAGTAACCAATGATTTAAAAGCGTTTGTGAGGGCTTGCGAATGCGTGATTGATTTTTCTTTACCTAAAGGCGTGGATAATTTGCTAGAGGCTCTTTTAGAATGCCCTAAAATTTTAGTTTCTGGAACGACCGGTTTAGAAAAAGAAACGCTAGAAAAAATGCAACAATTAGCCTTGAAAGCGCCGCTTTTGCATGCGCACAACATGTCTTTAGGGATCATGATGCTCAATCAATTAGCCTTTTTAACTTCTTTGAAATTAAAAGATGCGGATATTGAAATTGTAGAAACGCACCACAATCTCAAAAAAGACGCTCCGAGCGGCACTGCGTTGAGTTTGTATGAAACTTGTGCTAAGGCTAGGGGGTATGATGAAAAAAACGCTCTTACCACTCACAGAGAAGGTTTGCGCTCTAAAGAAAGCATTGGCATAGCCGCTTTAAGAGGGGGCGATGTTGCCGGGAAGCACACGATAGGGTTTTATTTGGAGGGCGAATACATAGAGCTTAGCCATACGGCGACTAACCGATCTATTTTTGCTAAAGGGGCTTTAGAAGTGGCTCTATGGCTTAAAGATAAAGCCGCTAAAAAATATGAAATCAACGAGATGTTTGGTTGA